The Bos indicus isolate NIAB-ARS_2022 breed Sahiwal x Tharparkar chromosome X, NIAB-ARS_B.indTharparkar_mat_pri_1.0, whole genome shotgun sequence genome has a window encoding:
- the AP1S2 gene encoding AP-1 complex subunit sigma-2 isoform X1 → MQFMLLFSRQGKLRLQKWYVPLSDKEKKKITRELVQTVLARKPKMCSFLEWRDLKIVYKRYASLYFCCAIEDQDNELITLEIIHRYVELLDKYFGSVCELDIIFNFEKAYFILDEFLLGGEVQETSKKNVLKAIEQADLLQEEAETPRSVLEEIGLT, encoded by the exons ATGCAGTTTATGTTGCTTTTTAGTCGTCAAGGAAAGCTTCGACTGCAGAAATGGTATGTCCCGTTatcagacaaagaaaagaaaaagatcacaAGAGAACTTGTTCAAACCGTTTTAGCACGGAAACCTAAAATGTGCAGCTTTCTTGAATGGAGAGATCTGAAGATTGTTTACAAAag ATATGCCAGTCTGTATTTTTGCTGTGCTATTGAGGACCAGGACAATGAACTAATTACCCTGGAAATAATTCATCGTTACGTGGAATTACTTGACAAGTATTTTGGCAGT gtGTGTGAACTtgatatcatttttaattttgagaaggcttattttattttggatgaGTTTCTTTTGGGAGGAGAAGTTCAGGAAACATCCAAGAAGAATGTCCTTAAAGCAATTGAGCAGGCTGATCTACTGCAGGAG
- the AP1S2 gene encoding AP-1 complex subunit sigma-2 isoform X4 — MQFMLLFSRQGKLRLQKWYVPLSDKEKKKITRELVQTVLARKPKMCSFLEWRDLKIVYKRYASLYFCCAIEDQDNELITLEIIHRYVELLDKYFGSVCELDIIFNFEKAYFILDEFLLGGEVQETSKKNVLKAIEQADLLQELIA; from the exons ATGCAGTTTATGTTGCTTTTTAGTCGTCAAGGAAAGCTTCGACTGCAGAAATGGTATGTCCCGTTatcagacaaagaaaagaaaaagatcacaAGAGAACTTGTTCAAACCGTTTTAGCACGGAAACCTAAAATGTGCAGCTTTCTTGAATGGAGAGATCTGAAGATTGTTTACAAAag ATATGCCAGTCTGTATTTTTGCTGTGCTATTGAGGACCAGGACAATGAACTAATTACCCTGGAAATAATTCATCGTTACGTGGAATTACTTGACAAGTATTTTGGCAGT gtGTGTGAACTtgatatcatttttaattttgagaaggcttattttattttggatgaGTTTCTTTTGGGAGGAGAAGTTCAGGAAACATCCAAGAAGAATGTCCTTAAAGCAATTGAGCAGGCTGATCTACTGCAGGAG TTGATTGCATGA
- the AP1S2 gene encoding AP-1 complex subunit sigma-2 isoform X2, with protein sequence MQFMLLFSRQGKLRLQKWYVPLSDKEKKKITRELVQTVLARKPKMCSFLEWRDLKIVYKRYASLYFCCAIEDQDNELITLEIIHRYVELLDKYFGSVCELDIIFNFEKAYFILDEFLLGGEVQETSKKNVLKAIEQADLLQESQNEEWGGLSEDIL encoded by the exons ATGCAGTTTATGTTGCTTTTTAGTCGTCAAGGAAAGCTTCGACTGCAGAAATGGTATGTCCCGTTatcagacaaagaaaagaaaaagatcacaAGAGAACTTGTTCAAACCGTTTTAGCACGGAAACCTAAAATGTGCAGCTTTCTTGAATGGAGAGATCTGAAGATTGTTTACAAAag ATATGCCAGTCTGTATTTTTGCTGTGCTATTGAGGACCAGGACAATGAACTAATTACCCTGGAAATAATTCATCGTTACGTGGAATTACTTGACAAGTATTTTGGCAGT gtGTGTGAACTtgatatcatttttaattttgagaaggcttattttattttggatgaGTTTCTTTTGGGAGGAGAAGTTCAGGAAACATCCAAGAAGAATGTCCTTAAAGCAATTGAGCAGGCTGATCTACTGCAGGAG AGCCAGAATGAAGAATGGGGAGGTTTGTCTGAGGATATCTTATGA
- the AP1S2 gene encoding AP-1 complex subunit sigma-2 isoform X3, with translation MQFMLLFSRQGKLRLQKWYVPLSDKEKKKITRELVQTVLARKPKMCSFLEWRDLKIVYKRYASLYFCCAIEDQDNELITLEIIHRYVELLDKYFGSVCELDIIFNFEKAYFILDEFLLGGEVQETSKKNVLKAIEQADLLQEPRHEYFNVPVY, from the exons ATGCAGTTTATGTTGCTTTTTAGTCGTCAAGGAAAGCTTCGACTGCAGAAATGGTATGTCCCGTTatcagacaaagaaaagaaaaagatcacaAGAGAACTTGTTCAAACCGTTTTAGCACGGAAACCTAAAATGTGCAGCTTTCTTGAATGGAGAGATCTGAAGATTGTTTACAAAag ATATGCCAGTCTGTATTTTTGCTGTGCTATTGAGGACCAGGACAATGAACTAATTACCCTGGAAATAATTCATCGTTACGTGGAATTACTTGACAAGTATTTTGGCAGT gtGTGTGAACTtgatatcatttttaattttgagaaggcttattttattttggatgaGTTTCTTTTGGGAGGAGAAGTTCAGGAAACATCCAAGAAGAATGTCCTTAAAGCAATTGAGCAGGCTGATCTACTGCAGGAG